TTCAAGATGTTAAGACGCATGGCTGCAGTCCCCGAGAGGAGTTGCAGACATTCTAGGGAAAGGGTTGTCCGAGGAATGTGAAGAAAAGATCAAAAAAATGTCAAATATCGAAAATTATGCGAAAATGACGCGAAAACAACAGCCGCTCGGCTGATTCTCCTCCAGAGTGATGGTCCATTTTTCCCTTTCACAGATCCGTTGCACCAGAGACAGGCCGAGGCCGAGGCCGTCTCGATGGGATGCCTTGCCGCGGTAATACGGTTTAAAGATCTGCGCCCTTTCATCGGCGGCAATACCCAAACCGTTATCCCGGAGGTCGAAGCCATCGGGTCGCAGGGAAAGGACAATCTCTCCTCCGGACGTGTGGTGGATCGCGTTGCGGATCAGGTTGCCCAACACGGTGCGCAGCATGATGGAAGGGTAACGTTGTTCCGCACCTTCGGATTCCCCCTGCAGAATCAGGCGGTTCCCTTTTATTACCGCCATCTCCCGCCAGATCGGGAACTCCGAATGGACTATTGCAGCCAGCGAAGAAACAGCGAAATTCCTGTCCTCCCCGCGGGCAAGGGCCAGGAAGGTCTCCACCAGCCCCTTTATCTCATTTGCCGCCCTGTGAATCGTACCTATCCGCTGACGGGTGTAATCGTCCAGAGTCTTTTTGGCGATCAGAACGTCACAGGAACTGTTGATGACCATAAGGGGAGTCCGCAATTCATGGCTCACGTCGCTGGTGAAGAGGGTTTCCCGCTGCAGCGCCTGTTGCAGCCTGGTGATGGTGGCGTCGAATGCCCGGGCCAGAGCGCCGACTTCGTCGTCGGCGTATTCCGAGGAAAGAGGGGGAAGTCCATCCCGAACGTTTTCTCGATCGGCAACCTGCCGGGTCAGTTTTCTCACAGGAGCGATTACCTGCTTGGCCATGAAGAGACCGAGCACGA
This genomic interval from Desulfuromonas sp. TF contains the following:
- a CDS encoding HAMP domain-containing sensor histidine kinase, with the protein product MKFKSSLSQRIILSFVLLTAVVSGVFSLALTATIDYVEESLSTAELQKDFTRVFEDYKKGGDLRLDEGSSFFTAGPTLPDYLRSAATGYTEIVLEDRAFFVYHVREGETSYFLVKDETPFEKAETLLQWAVYGGFALSIMISFVLGLFMAKQVIAPVRKLTRQVADRENVRDGLPPLSSEYADDEVGALARAFDATITRLQQALQRETLFTSDVSHELRTPLMVINSSCDVLIAKKTLDDYTRQRIGTIHRAANEIKGLVETFLALARGEDRNFAVSSLAAIVHSEFPIWREMAVIKGNRLILQGESEGAEQRYPSIMLRTVLGNLIRNAIHHTSGGEIVLSLRPDGFDLRDNGLGIAADERAQIFKPYYRGKASHRDGLGLGLSLVQRICEREKWTITLEENQPSGCCFRVIFA